Proteins from one Coffea arabica cultivar ET-39 chromosome 8c, Coffea Arabica ET-39 HiFi, whole genome shotgun sequence genomic window:
- the LOC113707425 gene encoding NDR1/HIN1-like protein 12 translates to MPRPSLRRPTNPLIWCAAIFCALLSVAVIVTGIVIIVGYIVIRPKVPQMIVTSAQLDRLDFDQAGILTVKTTIFIKAENDNPKAHATFYATKFLLGFHGVRVAQLRADFPVEVGKNSSVDLMFEVESTPIPLDPEEQNSVFLSLSQNLIVFDLKGTTRTRWRVGLLGSVKFWLHLDCHLQFPKIGDVIYPKCSTKSR, encoded by the coding sequence ATGCCAAGGCCCAGTTTACGACGACCCACCAATCCTTTAATCTGGTGTGCTGCCATATTTTGTGCCCTCTTAAGCGTGGCCGTCATAGTCACTGGCATCGTTATAATCGTCGGTTACATAGTAATCCGGCCTAAGGTGCCTCAAATGATCGTAACAAGCGCTCAACTTGACCGACTCGACTTCGATCAAGCTGGGATTCTCACTGTCAAGACCACCATCTTCATCAAGGCAGAGAATGATAATCCAAAAGCCCATGCAACCTTTTACGCGACGAAGTTTTTGCTAGGTTTCCATGGTGTAAGGGTAGCACAGTTGCGCGCTGATTTTCCTGTCGAAGTAGGCAAAAATAGCTCGGTGGATTTGATGTTTGAAGTGGAATCAACTCCAATCCCATTAGATCCGGAAGAACAGAATAGTGTGTTCTTGTCTTTGAGCCAAAACCTGATTGTTTTCGACTTGAAAGGTACCACAAGGACTCGATGGAGGGTAGGGTTGCTTGGTTCCGTCAAATTCTGGTTGCATCTTGATTGCCACCTTCAGTTCCCCAAAATTGGAGATGTTATATATCCAAAGTGTAGCACCAAATCAAGATGA
- the LOC113705332 gene encoding uncharacterized protein isoform X1: MALLLDLTRTTFVLVTKPLSLAKLFCLFCLRSICIVIQTWIELLRAGINFQLKILWSVTIWAIAILSIPVRALTALQKEKLLEIRIQDLQIELENMIWHTKKLEEQLQLAIKEHRLMEALLAEVEDEHAEAISKMELLDGELKNLEAENNQLKEVQGKAFWCSGSKDEGQISQTVKNARKFWIPLLRSHYKGNGVKGDNMRCRDKWKDGKGSKSEMSGASKVLSEACGLIHPSFQDTMTPNFRMDNVLEQRRQEALSHSFFSAVWSLLVGMIVWEAREPCMPLVLALFVVVIMSLMCVLRFFSTIKNKHAVVAVALLSLNCFMLGMVTCPTLPVFADALAPFVFHASQKMVTWFLAFLT, encoded by the exons ATGGCATTGTTACTTGACCTCACACGTACAACATTTGTTTTGGTGACAAAGCCTTTGTCACTGGCTAAACTATTTTGTCTATTTTGTTTGAGAAGCATTTGCATAGTAATCCAGACTTGGATTGAGCTGTTGAGAGCTGGTATCAATTTCCAATTGAAAATCCTTTGGAGTGTCACAATTTGGGCAATTGCTATTTTGTCAATTCCAGTGCGAGCTTTGACTGCACTGCAAAAGGAAAAACTG CTGGAGATACGCATACAGGATTTGCAAATTGAGTTGGAGAACATGATTTGGCATACAAAGAAACTTGAGGAACAATTGCAGTTGGCCATTAAAGAACATCGGCTGATGGAGGCCCTCTTAGCAGAAGTTGAAGATGAACATGCTGAGGCAATCTCCAAAATGGAGCTACTAGACGGTGAG CTGAAGAATTTGGAGGCTGAAAATAATCAGTTAAAGGAAGTCCAGGGTAAAGCATTTTGGTGCAGCGGAAGTAAAGATGAAGGTCAGATTAGCCAAACTGTCAAGAATGCACGTAAGTTTTGGATTCCGTTGTTGAGATCCCATTACAAGGGAAATGGTGTCAAAGGTGACAATATGAGATGCAGGGATAAGTGGAAGGATGGAAAAGGAAGTAAATCTGAAATGTCTGGTGCAAGCAAAGTTCTGTCAGAAGCTTGTGGGCTTATCCATCCATCTTTTCAAGACACGATGACTCCGAATTTCCGTATGGACAATGTTCTAGAACAGAGGAGGCAGGAAGCTCTTTCTCACAGCTTTTTCAGTGCAGTATGGTCACTTTTGGTTGGAATGATTGTGTGGGAAGCCAGAGAACCGTGCATGCCTCTTGTGCTTGCTCTTTTTGTTGTCGTCATCATGTCTCTTATGTGTGTGCTCCGGTTCTTCTCCACAATTAAGAACAAACATGCAGTTGTTGCAGTAGCTCTCTTGAGCCTCAATTGTTTTATGCTGGGCATGGTGACATGCCCGACGCTACCGGTATTTGCTGATGCTTTAGCTCCTTTTGTCTTTCATGCCTCACAAAAGATGGTAACCTGGTTTCTTGCTTTTCTGACTTAG
- the LOC113705332 gene encoding uncharacterized protein isoform X2: MALLLDLTRTTFVLVTKPLSLAKLFCLFCLRSICIVIQTWIELLRAGINFQLKILWSVTIWAIAILSIPVRALTALQKEKLDLQIELENMIWHTKKLEEQLQLAIKEHRLMEALLAEVEDEHAEAISKMELLDGELKNLEAENNQLKEVQGKAFWCSGSKDEGQISQTVKNARKFWIPLLRSHYKGNGVKGDNMRCRDKWKDGKGSKSEMSGASKVLSEACGLIHPSFQDTMTPNFRMDNVLEQRRQEALSHSFFSAVWSLLVGMIVWEAREPCMPLVLALFVVVIMSLMCVLRFFSTIKNKHAVVAVALLSLNCFMLGMVTCPTLPVFADALAPFVFHASQKMVTWFLAFLT; encoded by the exons ATGGCATTGTTACTTGACCTCACACGTACAACATTTGTTTTGGTGACAAAGCCTTTGTCACTGGCTAAACTATTTTGTCTATTTTGTTTGAGAAGCATTTGCATAGTAATCCAGACTTGGATTGAGCTGTTGAGAGCTGGTATCAATTTCCAATTGAAAATCCTTTGGAGTGTCACAATTTGGGCAATTGCTATTTTGTCAATTCCAGTGCGAGCTTTGACTGCACTGCAAAAGGAAAAACTG GATTTGCAAATTGAGTTGGAGAACATGATTTGGCATACAAAGAAACTTGAGGAACAATTGCAGTTGGCCATTAAAGAACATCGGCTGATGGAGGCCCTCTTAGCAGAAGTTGAAGATGAACATGCTGAGGCAATCTCCAAAATGGAGCTACTAGACGGTGAG CTGAAGAATTTGGAGGCTGAAAATAATCAGTTAAAGGAAGTCCAGGGTAAAGCATTTTGGTGCAGCGGAAGTAAAGATGAAGGTCAGATTAGCCAAACTGTCAAGAATGCACGTAAGTTTTGGATTCCGTTGTTGAGATCCCATTACAAGGGAAATGGTGTCAAAGGTGACAATATGAGATGCAGGGATAAGTGGAAGGATGGAAAAGGAAGTAAATCTGAAATGTCTGGTGCAAGCAAAGTTCTGTCAGAAGCTTGTGGGCTTATCCATCCATCTTTTCAAGACACGATGACTCCGAATTTCCGTATGGACAATGTTCTAGAACAGAGGAGGCAGGAAGCTCTTTCTCACAGCTTTTTCAGTGCAGTATGGTCACTTTTGGTTGGAATGATTGTGTGGGAAGCCAGAGAACCGTGCATGCCTCTTGTGCTTGCTCTTTTTGTTGTCGTCATCATGTCTCTTATGTGTGTGCTCCGGTTCTTCTCCACAATTAAGAACAAACATGCAGTTGTTGCAGTAGCTCTCTTGAGCCTCAATTGTTTTATGCTGGGCATGGTGACATGCCCGACGCTACCGGTATTTGCTGATGCTTTAGCTCCTTTTGTCTTTCATGCCTCACAAAAGATGGTAACCTGGTTTCTTGCTTTTCTGACTTAG
- the LOC113705332 gene encoding uncharacterized protein isoform X3 has protein sequence MSLPKSLFSVQFNPIQLEASSSALHICIVIQTWIELLRAGINFQLKILWSVTIWAIAILSIPVRALTALQKEKLLEIRIQDLQIELENMIWHTKKLEEQLQLAIKEHRLMEALLAEVEDEHAEAISKMELLDGELKNLEAENNQLKEVQGKAFWCSGSKDEGQISQTVKNARKFWIPLLRSHYKGNGVKGDNMRCRDKWKDGKGSKSEMSGASKVLSEACGLIHPSFQDTMTPNFRMDNVLEQRRQEALSHSFFSAVWSLLVGMIVWEAREPCMPLVLALFVVVIMSLMCVLRFFSTIKNKHAVVAVALLSLNCFMLGMVTCPTLPVFADALAPFVFHASQKMVTWFLAFLT, from the exons ATGTCACTTCCCAAATCTCTCTTTTCAGTTCAGTTCAATCCAATTCAGTTGGAAGCTTCTTCTTCAGCACTACA CATTTGCATAGTAATCCAGACTTGGATTGAGCTGTTGAGAGCTGGTATCAATTTCCAATTGAAAATCCTTTGGAGTGTCACAATTTGGGCAATTGCTATTTTGTCAATTCCAGTGCGAGCTTTGACTGCACTGCAAAAGGAAAAACTG CTGGAGATACGCATACAGGATTTGCAAATTGAGTTGGAGAACATGATTTGGCATACAAAGAAACTTGAGGAACAATTGCAGTTGGCCATTAAAGAACATCGGCTGATGGAGGCCCTCTTAGCAGAAGTTGAAGATGAACATGCTGAGGCAATCTCCAAAATGGAGCTACTAGACGGTGAG CTGAAGAATTTGGAGGCTGAAAATAATCAGTTAAAGGAAGTCCAGGGTAAAGCATTTTGGTGCAGCGGAAGTAAAGATGAAGGTCAGATTAGCCAAACTGTCAAGAATGCACGTAAGTTTTGGATTCCGTTGTTGAGATCCCATTACAAGGGAAATGGTGTCAAAGGTGACAATATGAGATGCAGGGATAAGTGGAAGGATGGAAAAGGAAGTAAATCTGAAATGTCTGGTGCAAGCAAAGTTCTGTCAGAAGCTTGTGGGCTTATCCATCCATCTTTTCAAGACACGATGACTCCGAATTTCCGTATGGACAATGTTCTAGAACAGAGGAGGCAGGAAGCTCTTTCTCACAGCTTTTTCAGTGCAGTATGGTCACTTTTGGTTGGAATGATTGTGTGGGAAGCCAGAGAACCGTGCATGCCTCTTGTGCTTGCTCTTTTTGTTGTCGTCATCATGTCTCTTATGTGTGTGCTCCGGTTCTTCTCCACAATTAAGAACAAACATGCAGTTGTTGCAGTAGCTCTCTTGAGCCTCAATTGTTTTATGCTGGGCATGGTGACATGCCCGACGCTACCGGTATTTGCTGATGCTTTAGCTCCTTTTGTCTTTCATGCCTCACAAAAGATGGTAACCTGGTTTCTTGCTTTTCTGACTTAG